The following nucleotide sequence is from Candidatus Bathyarchaeota archaeon.
TAGAACTGGCGATAGGTGCTTTCTGCAATAACACGTTTTTCTTTTAACTCTCTTAGTCTTTTTCGCAGCGCACGAATTTTCTTCATCCAAACCTCTTTCTTAGACGTTCTCGATTTGCTTCTTTTACCCGGCCCCTTTCTTAATCCCTTCTTTTTCTGTGCATGCAAGGCACGAGCACGTGATCGGCTAATTCCTTTCTCAGGGCGTGGTTGTATGGCTTTTTCATGAATCAGTTTTATAATTTCCTCTCGTGTAATTGCTATCTCAACATCATCTATCCTTGCAGGATCTATCCAAACTCTGTTTTGCCCTACTTTTAGAATTCCAGCAGCGAGGCGACGTTGACTTTTAAGACTCACTTGTTTTCACTTCCTTTGCACGTTTTGAGCGTTTGGAACGTTTAGGTTTCTTCTTTGTTTTTGTCTCTTTCTCTTGGGGCTTTGAAATCGTTTCTTCAGGCATCTCTTCTTCTTCGCCAATTGTTTCTTCTTGTTCTTCAGCCTCTTTTCTAATAAGCGGGTTTAAAATACGGATTCCTTTTTCTCTCGCTAGTGAAGATATTTGAATTCGCTTTCTCGTTCCTACACTGTGGGCGATTCGTATGGCTTGAGTTTTTGGATACACATTCACTACTTCGTCAGGCGTGTGAACTAGCACTTCTTTATATCCTGACGGATGGAGCCCGCGGGCTACTTTTGGTCCGCCATAGCCGATGTTTACGGATTTGGGCCAACCCTTTACGTTAAGTCGCATTTTGTTGTCTAATCCACGGGGTTTTCTCCAGTTTTCCTTTAAGCGTTTATACCGCCAGCTTTCGTGGCGTCTGAACTTGGGTTTTCTCGCCTTCACAGCTTTCCGTAGCTTTACGGCTTGTTTAGCTACGGCTTTTTCCGGCGTTGATCTTTCGGTCAAGTTTCCATTCCCTCGAGACGTTCGTACACATATATGCCGTCGAGAAATACCCGTGGATCTTTTACTTTGATTTTTGTTGCTTGCTCAATGTTTGCTGCTGTCTGGCTTACATCTTCCAAGTTTGTCCCTTGAACAATTACGTCATCAGATTTGACTGAAACCTTTGCGTCTCCTACTATTTTTGCTATGCGTGGACTGCGCTCACCTGTAAGGTTCTCTATCAAAACTTTGTTGTTCTCGATTTTGACGGATATTGGAAAATGAGAAAACACAATTTTTAATTTGTAGGTAAATCCCTTTGTCACGCCTATTATCATATTCTTAATATGAGAACTTACTGTTCCAACCGTTGCTGCCTCCTTTTTACGAGGCCAATTTGTTCGAATTTTTATCCATTTTCCTTCTTTTTCAATGAATAAGGGTGCATGAGAGAAGTCTCTGGTTAACGTTCCCTTCTCCCCCGATATAGTCACTACTTTGCCGTCTAGTTTGACGTCTACATTTTCGGGGGTTTCAACCGTTTTTTCGACTTCCACGACACGCATTTCCTTTTTTCTCCTAGTATACGAAGGCCAGAAGGCGCCCTCCTATTTTTTCTTCTTTCGCCACTTTGTGAGAAGTCACTCCTCTGGGAGTAGAAACAACTAGGATGCCCACTTCCTTTGAGGGGAGAAAGCTTCTTTCCCATTTCTCAAATTCATCTACTCGCACTGGAAAGCGGGGTCTGACGGCGCCGCATTTGTTTATTCTGCCGAGAAGCTGAACTTTGAACTTTCCTGTTCTGCCATCATCTATGAATTCGAACTCGCCGATGTAGCCATTAAGTTGAATCACTCTTAGAACTCTGCCAAGCAGTTTAGAGGCTGGGCTAATCACACACTCCCGCTTTAGGCGCATTTCGTTGTTTATCAGCGCAGTCATACCATTCACAATTGTATCAGTCATGATTTTCCGCTTCCTTCTACTCATATTTCTTGAATCCAAGTTCTTGGGCTATCTCCCTAAAACAATGCCGGCATACATATAAATTGTAACGCCGGATCACCGAGCCGTAAGAACCACATCTTCTGCATGGTTTGCTGCCCTTGCCGAATTTCCGTTCTTTCTTAGGTCTCTGTTTTCCCATTCAACTACACTTCACACTATTTCAATCCCGATGGTGTCTTTGATGAATGTGACTGCCTCTTCAGGCGTTAACAGATGACTTGTGCCAATCTTCGATTTAGCTCGTCTTCGTTCTTTGATGCGATAGCCAGCGCGACCGAGCGTAACCGAGACGTCCATTCCGAAGATTCCAAGCTCGGGTAAGTATTTTGTGCCTGGAATTTCAATGTGTTCTTTTATGCCGAAGGAAAAGTTGCCGCTTTTGTCAAAGCAGTTCTTTGGTATTTTGTTGTCGACAGCTTGCAGCACTTTAGTGAGGAATTCTACTGCTTTTTCTCTTCGAAGTGTTACAACGCAGGAAATTGGTTCGCCTTTCCTTATCCCAAAATCCCTTATAGTTTGCTTGGCTTTCCGCTTCACAGGCATTTGACCAGTCAGCTGTTCGAGAACTTTACCAGCTTTTTCAAGAGGCTCACCCGATTGTCCTATACATATGTTGACTGTTACTTTTCGAATTTTCGGTTTAAGCATAGGAGTTTTTTGCCATTTTTTGCGGGTTTCCTCTTCTTCTGACAACTATTCCACCTCAGGTAATGATATAGACTGTTTTTTGTCGCCTATAATGAAAACGTAGTCAAGAGTTGTCTGGAAGCGTTTTCCAGCCGCATCCTCTATTGTTGCCAAAAGTGAACGACGCTTTTTCCCCACAGCTTCTTCAATGTCTACGATTTTCCCATGTGTTCCCCTATTCTTCCCTCCAATAATTAACGCAGTTGCATCTTTCGCCAGCTTAATTTGCCCAGTTATTTCGCCACTGGGGATAGCTACTTTGATGACATCGAGGGTTTGGTATACATCTTCTTCAGGGTTTTTAGGGTCTGCAACTTGAATTAGTTTGTTGGTGCCGTCGTGGAAGCTGAGCTGAACGTGGCCGTGGTTAACAACCGTTTTGTTTTCTATTCGACAAAGCTTGAAAGTGGCTTCATCCTTTTCTACAGGGTGCAAAATGAGCCCTTTTTTATGCGACAAAATGCGATAAGTTGCCTCTGCATCAGGGATGGAAATTGCATCCATTAAACCCACAGGAAACACTTCTTCTCTGCGGATTTTTCCGTCAACAAGCACTTTTCCCTTTGAGATAATGGTTTTTGCTTCTTTTCGTGTTTTTGCGAAGCCTAGGATTTCTCGAATAATTATTGCCAAGGGTAGACTGTGCTTCAGTGAGTGGGGGCCGGGCTTTGGTTTCAGTGTCCAGACGTATTCTTTGCGGTGGATGGGCCAGAATCTTGGTGCGGGCTTTCGTTTTAGATGTTTGCTTCCACCTTTCTTTCCCATATTATTCGGCTCCTTTTTCAGTTTTGGCTTTTTTCGTTCGTCTCCGTCTTGGTTTCTTGGTTTTTCGGGTTTTCATTGCTTTTTCTTGTGCAGGTTTTGCTGGTTCTTTTTTCTTCCTTTTCTTTCTCCGAAGCTTTTTCGCCACTTTTTTCTCTTTTGGCTTTTCTTCGATTTCTTCCCGTTTCTCCTCAACAACAGCTTCTGCAGTTGGAGGATGTGTTTCCTTTTCCAAGAGAGCGCCTTTCCGCTTTAGTGCTTCTCTGCGCCATTTGTCGTCTAAATTAATATTAATAATCATTACTTTTGACGGGTGGATTGGAATCGGCAATGCTGTGCCATCTACTTTCTCTCGCGTGATGCCTTCAACGAATATCCTGTATTTTTTGCGGTCTACCCGCGTAATTTTGCCTTCGAATCCCCTTCGGTCGCCTCTCATTATACGAACTGTGTCGCCCATTCTCACAGGAACAGCGTTGGCGGCATGTTTCTTTTTCAAGTCAGGCGATAGAGGCGCAGAAAAATGCTTGTGGCGAATGTGTGCAGGGGCTTGAAACAGTTTTTTACGCTGTGTTCTTGGTTTTGTAATCTGCATGACGCTCACCTATACTATTATGCTCGCAGCACTTGCTATTCTAGGCCACCGTTCTGCTGCTTCTCTTGCTACAGGACCTCTGACCTCGGAGCCTTTCATTTCTCCTTCAGTTGTCATTATTATTGCAGCGTTGTCTTCAAACTGAACCCAGATGCCTTCTGCACGGCGAAAAGGCATTTTTTGTCGCACAACAACCGCTCTGAAAAGTTTTTTACGCATGTCTGGTGTTCCTTTCCGTACAGACGTCATTATCAAATCTCCTACGCCTGCTTTTGGAACACGTCTTAGCCGTCCTTTGTATCCGATGACTTGTACAAGTTTGAGTGCTCTGGCGCCTGTGTTGTCAGCGCATTTCAAAATGGTGCCAGCTTGGACGCCTCTAGACACTTTTGGTTTTTGCCCAAGCATTGCTCTTGCAAATAGCGCCCGTGGTCTTGCTCTTGCAGCCAACTATTTTTCCTCCAGTTTTTCAACTATCACGAAGGAAACGGTTTTGCTTATGGGGCGGCACTCTGTGATTTTCACTCTATCACCTTCTTTTACGTTGAGGCAAGGCGGGTTGTGAGCAGGTGTGTGACTGTGTCTTCTTTCGTACCGTTTGTATTTAGGCACGTAGTGAAGGTAGTCGCGTAGAATTATGGCGGTTTTATCCATTTTTGCGCTAATAACCAAGCCGTCTAAAATACGTCCTCTAACAGAGAGAGTTCCGTGAAAAGGACAATTAGGGTCGTTGCATGATTTTTTGGGTTTCTTCAAGGAGAGCGACGCCATTTTCTACCAGAGCCTCCTAATTCGCTTTTTCAAGCGTTCTTCAGGTCTTCCCACCAGAATCTTTCCATCAATCTCTACAATTGTAGCGTCTGGCAAAGTGAAATGGAAAACAGCTTGATCTTTTACTACAGTTTTCCTCTTATTATCTTGCAAGATTATGAAAGTGTTTCGAGTTTCATCAATGACTGCCCCTACGATACCTATGTAACTTGGATTGGAAGACTTTGCCACTTTTGCTTCTAAGCCGATAAACTCGTGTTGTATTAGTGCAGGTGTGACTTTCACTGTTTTTTCACCTCTGCAAGTTTCGCTTCATGTTCTATAGTGAGGAAGCGGGCAATGGCTTTACGAAGTTCTCTGACGCGTGCAGTGTTTTCTAGAGCCCCCCCTGCTTTTGTCATAGTTCTCAATCGTACAAGCTCGGTTCGCAGCTCTGTGACTCTTTTCGTTCTTTCCTCAGAAGACATGCCCCGTATGTCCTCGAGTCTGATGAGGGGCATTTTATTCGGTTGCCTCCTTTTCGTCTTTTTTCGCCGTAGATGTTTCAGCTTCTGTGGATGCTTCTTCTTTTGATGCTTCCGTTGTCTCCTCTTCCACTTCGCTTGGGGCTATGTTTATTTTGTCTGGGAATTTGGCTTCGGGAGGCATTATGCGTACTTTTACTCCGAAAACACCCTGCTTCATCTGAACGTTCAACTCTGCCCTTCTCGTATATTTTAATGGGGGTTCTCCACTTTTTGGCAAGTATCCCCCACGAAACTTTTCATATTTTGCTCTTCGACCCCGCAGTTTCCCACTGACGGCTATTTCAACTCCTAATGCTCCAGCTTCCATAACCTGATTAAGCGCCCAATACCCTGACCTCCTGTAGTGGACACCTCTTCGTAACGCCGAAGCAATACGTGAAGCAATAACGTAAGCGTTGAGTTCGGGAATTTCAATTTCTGCTACAGAAATCTGGGGATTAGGAAGTTCGAACTTTTCTTCCAAAGATCTTGCGAGATCTTTTATGGTTTCTCCACCTCGTCCGATGACAACTCCGGGGCGCATAGCATAAACTACTATGTGTGTTCCTAGTGGCGTTTTTGTGATATCTACGCCGCCGTAACCTGCTCTTTCAAGCTCGTTCTGTAGAAATTCGTTAATTTCTGTTTTCTTTATAGATTCGTCGATGAAATGTTTAACTACAGACATTAGGCTGTTTCCTCTGTTTTCTTCTCTATTTCCTCTAAAACAATCTCAACGTGTGTAAGAGGTTTATTTTTTGGGCTTGAACGTCCAAATGCTCTTGGTATAGCTCGCTTGATTTTCATTCCTGGATAAGCTGATGCGTGGATTATGCGGAGGCGTTCAATATCGAGGTCTTTAGATTCGGCGTTGCCTTCTGCGCTTTCAAGAACTTTCAAGATGTTTGCCGCTGCTTTAATCGGATATTTTCCCACCATAGCTTTTTGCATTCCATGTCTGTGTCCAAGTTTTTTTGTGAATCTGCGGAAGGGGACAGGTTGTTTTTTTACTATAACTTGCTCTAAATACCGTTTTGCTTTGTCTAAACGCATGCCTTTGATTGTTTTACATACTTCTCTTGCGTGTTTGGGGGAGATTCTGAGTTCGCGTCCGCTGGCTTTCACTGTTTTTTCAGTATCAAGTTCTGTGATGGAGTATCCGAATTTCGGCATGCTTTCTTCCAACTGTGCAATTCAACAGCATCAACGTAGTTTATATTTCTTTTCGTAACGATTTTTCATCAAAAGGTTTACTGTTTCATGTAAAATCTTTCAGAGAGGCTTTCTCTATGCATTCCTGTTATGTTAACTTTTTTTGGGGGCGCAAAAGACGTATTCTTTTAAAGATTCTTCACACAATAAACTCTCATGCTGCTTCGTCAAACAATAAGAGAAGGCGACAACATCCTCCTCTACCTCAACAAAAAACGCTCCTACCTAGTCAAAGCAGAAAAGGGCAAAAATTTCCACACACACAAAGGCTACATTCAATTTGACAGTTTAATCGGCAAGAAATATGGCACACGTTTACTCAGCAATCTAGGCGTAGAATTCGCGGCTTTAAAACCAGCTCTCCGCGACTTTATTTTCAAAGCTCAGCGAAAAACTCAGATAATGTACCCAAAAGATATAGCCCTAATCGTCATGTATAGTGGAATAGGCCCCGGCAGCCGCATCGTTGAGGCAGGCACCGGTGCAGGCGCACTAACTACTGCCCTAGCTTTTTACGTAAAGCCTCGTGGGCGCGTCTACAGCTACGAAATTCGACCAGAATTTCAAGAAATTGCACTTAAAAACCTGAAAAAAGCACACGTCGAAGACTATGTTGAGCTCAAAAGCAGGGACATAACGCTAGGCATTGACGAGAAAAATGTTGACGCGGTTGTTTTAGATTTGGCGACTCCTTGGCTTGTGATTTCTCATGCTTATTCAGCCTTAAAAGGCAGTGGAAACGTGGTCTCCTTCAGCCCCACAATCGACCAAGTTGTAAGAACCGTTGAGGCTTTAGAGGAAAGCGGGTTTGTTGATGTAAGCACGTTTGAATGTATAATGCGTGGAATGCAAGTAGCACGCGGAAAGACTCGACCGCAGACACTTATGACTGGGCACACGGGTTATGTGACGTACGCTCGCAAAGCATTGAAAAAGCAGGAGAAGCTTGAAGCTACATTGGTTTGCCAAGCTCTTTCTTCCACAAAGGAATGATGACCCTCTTAGCCAGCATCACAACTCCGAGAGAGGCAAAGCATAATGGCACTCCGACAATCAATCCTTCAGCAATCCAGATCAACCCTGTGGCTAATATTGGAAACACAGACATTAGCTGAA
It contains:
- a CDS encoding 50S ribosomal protein L19e, producing the protein MSLKSQRRLAAGILKVGQNRVWIDPARIDDVEIAITREEIIKLIHEKAIQPRPEKGISRSRARALHAQKKKGLRKGPGKRSKSRTSKKEVWMKKIRALRKRLRELKEKRVIAESTYRQFYKMAGSGVFESVAELEHRIKVKGLWRTR
- a CDS encoding 50S ribosomal protein L5; this encodes MSEEEETRKKWQKTPMLKPKIRKVTVNICIGQSGEPLEKAGKVLEQLTGQMPVKRKAKQTIRDFGIRKGEPISCVVTLRREKAVEFLTKVLQAVDNKIPKNCFDKSGNFSFGIKEHIEIPGTKYLPELGIFGMDVSVTLGRAGYRIKERRRAKSKIGTSHLLTPEEAVTFIKDTIGIEIV
- a CDS encoding 30S ribosomal protein S8 — encoded protein: MSRRKRKIMTDTIVNGMTALINNEMRLKRECVISPASKLLGRVLRVIQLNGYIGEFEFIDDGRTGKFKVQLLGRINKCGAVRPRFPVRVDEFEKWERSFLPSKEVGILVVSTPRGVTSHKVAKEEKIGGRLLAFVY
- a CDS encoding tRNA (adenine-N1)-methyltransferase, which gives rise to MLLRQTIREGDNILLYLNKKRSYLVKAEKGKNFHTHKGYIQFDSLIGKKYGTRLLSNLGVEFAALKPALRDFIFKAQRKTQIMYPKDIALIVMYSGIGPGSRIVEAGTGAGALTTALAFYVKPRGRVYSYEIRPEFQEIALKNLKKAHVEDYVELKSRDITLGIDEKNVDAVVLDLATPWLVISHAYSALKGSGNVVSFSPTIDQVVRTVEALEESGFVDVSTFECIMRGMQVARGKTRPQTLMTGHTGYVTYARKALKKQEKLEATLVCQALSSTKE
- a CDS encoding 30S ribosomal protein S14, whose translation is MGKQRPKKERKFGKGSKPCRRCGSYGSVIRRYNLYVCRHCFREIAQELGFKKYE
- a CDS encoding 50S ribosomal protein L14, producing MLGQKPKVSRGVQAGTILKCADNTGARALKLVQVIGYKGRLRRVPKAGVGDLIMTSVRKGTPDMRKKLFRAVVVRQKMPFRRAEGIWVQFEDNAAIIMTTEGEMKGSEVRGPVAREAAERWPRIASAASIIV
- a CDS encoding 30S ribosomal protein S4e, with protein sequence MGKKGGSKHLKRKPAPRFWPIHRKEYVWTLKPKPGPHSLKHSLPLAIIIREILGFAKTRKEAKTIISKGKVLVDGKIRREEVFPVGLMDAISIPDAEATYRILSHKKGLILHPVEKDEATFKLCRIENKTVVNHGHVQLSFHDGTNKLIQVADPKNPEEDVYQTLDVIKVAIPSGEITGQIKLAKDATALIIGGKNRGTHGKIVDIEEAVGKKRRSLLATIEDAAGKRFQTTLDYVFIIGDKKQSISLPEVE
- a CDS encoding ribonuclease P protein component 1, which translates into the protein MKVTPALIQHEFIGLEAKVAKSSNPSYIGIVGAVIDETRNTFIILQDNKRKTVVKDQAVFHFTLPDATIVEIDGKILVGRPEERLKKRIRRLW
- the rpmC gene encoding 50S ribosomal protein L29; amino-acid sequence: MPLIRLEDIRGMSSEERTKRVTELRTELVRLRTMTKAGGALENTARVRELRKAIARFLTIEHEAKLAEVKKQ
- a CDS encoding 30S ribosomal protein S17, which produces MASLSLKKPKKSCNDPNCPFHGTLSVRGRILDGLVISAKMDKTAIILRDYLHYVPKYKRYERRHSHTPAHNPPCLNVKEGDRVKITECRPISKTVSFVIVEKLEEK
- a CDS encoding 50S ribosomal protein L6, translated to MRVVEVEKTVETPENVDVKLDGKVVTISGEKGTLTRDFSHAPLFIEKEGKWIKIRTNWPRKKEAATVGTVSSHIKNMIIGVTKGFTYKLKIVFSHFPISVKIENNKVLIENLTGERSPRIAKIVGDAKVSVKSDDVIVQGTNLEDVSQTAANIEQATKIKVKDPRVFLDGIYVYERLEGMET
- a CDS encoding 30S ribosomal protein S3 yields the protein MSVVKHFIDESIKKTEINEFLQNELERAGYGGVDITKTPLGTHIVVYAMRPGVVIGRGGETIKDLARSLEEKFELPNPQISVAEIEIPELNAYVIASRIASALRRGVHYRRSGYWALNQVMEAGALGVEIAVSGKLRGRRAKYEKFRGGYLPKSGEPPLKYTRRAELNVQMKQGVFGVKVRIMPPEAKFPDKINIAPSEVEEETTEASKEEASTEAETSTAKKDEKEATE
- a CDS encoding 50S ribosomal protein L22, with the protein product MPKFGYSITELDTEKTVKASGRELRISPKHAREVCKTIKGMRLDKAKRYLEQVIVKKQPVPFRRFTKKLGHRHGMQKAMVGKYPIKAAANILKVLESAEGNAESKDLDIERLRIIHASAYPGMKIKRAIPRAFGRSSPKNKPLTHVEIVLEEIEKKTEETA